The Bdellovibrio sp. ZAP7 DNA segment GTAGTTGGAGTTGTCGTCGGACTTGTCGTTGGCGAAGTCGTAGGACTTGTTGTTGGAGACGTAGTAGGTGAGGTCGTTGGACTTGTTGTAGGACTCGTCGTCGGTGACGTTGTCGGAGAAGTCGTAGGCGACGTCGTGGGCGTAGTCGTCGGAGTTGGCGACTCAGTCGGTGTGCTAGAAGTTTTCACAGAAGGTGATTCGAATTGCACCGGGCTGCAAGCCGCAAGGCCCAACATCACTATTGGCAACAAGGCCTTTTTATGTAGAGACAAAAACATACTTCCATTTCCCCTTTGGCCCAGAATAGCATAGGAAGCGACTTCGTCTCAAAATTTACCAAGTCCAGTCTGGGTTTGAGACAATCCAGACCTTCGTCTCATTGTGGGAACCGTCCAGGGAATACTAGAATCAATAGATGTTGCCGCGACCGCTTTATCAGGAGGCATGGTGAGCTTTTGGTTTTTAACTCAATTGTTGGTGAACGTTATTCTTTTGGCTGGAGTAGTTGGCGTATGGGTACGCATGAATCGCCCGGCTAAGGATGACCCCCGCTTGAGCAAAGGCCTCCAACTTCTGCAAAGTAAAATCGCCGTATTGGAAGATCTGTCGGATCGTACGGAGACTCAAGTAAATCAGCTAACAGCTTTGCTGGAGCAAAAAGTAAAAGACATCCAATCCAAAATTCAAGCCTCTGAAAAACAGATCGCGAAGATCGATCAAAGCATGCAAAAAAGCATGGAAGTGGCAAAGATCTTCCAAGACCGTATCCCGCATGAAGAAATCGTGGAACGCCAGAACACTATTAAATATGTCAAAGCCGCTCGTTTGGCTCACCAGGGTTTAAGCGCTGATGAGATCGCAAAACAAGTGGATCTTTCACGTGGCGAAATTGAATTCATCGCCAAAGTGAATAAAGACCAACTGATGTTCTGTGAAGACAGCCTTCCTGAATGGGCGAACGAAGAAGCCGATGAAACATCTGCATCTTCGTCACAAGATTTCAGTGACGTGGATAACATGAGTTTCTTGCAGCCCTTGCAAAGACCAGGCTCTGATATCAGCGACGTTTTCGAAGTTCCAAAAACTGAAAACGATGCGATGAAAAAACTGGGGGACGCTTTCAAAGCCGCTTGCCAAGAAGTCGAAGAGGAAGAAGCGGCCGCGGAAAAAGCTCCAAGCATCTTTGATGTCACACACAATATTGCACAAAATTTCCTGGGTGAAAAACCCATGGCTGCAACTCCCACTGCGGTTGTTACAGAGAAAAAACCAGCGGCTGCGAACAAGCCGGCTGCGGCTAAGCAAGCAGCGACAGGTCCCAATATCCGTCCTGTTGAATTCCGCCGCATCGATCTTGTGAAAGATCTGGAATAATCAGTGGCCAATTCCGCGTTCTTGAAATCCCTGACCAAAGGGCAGATTCTTCACTCGATTGTTGAGGAAAAACAATCGGGCGCAGACGTCCTTTGTAATTTTAATGGGAACCTTTTAAGAATCGCCAATCGTTCCGGCCAACCGATGGAAAAAGGCCAATCCGTTCGTGTGCAAGTAAAGTGCGCCGATCCCCTCGAATTTCAAATTTTTGATCCCAACACAATAAAGTTTGAACGTGTAATTTGAAATCCAAGACCCTGACTTGTTTGCGAGTTTAAGGGCTCAGCGGAAGACTGTAATTACCGTTCAATATCACCACGAAGCTAGGGGAAAGATATGCGAGCGTTCCAGGGTCTTCTATTTTCCGTTCTATTGGTAGCAAGCCAAGCGGCTTTGTCTTCACCATCTCAACTAAAAATAAATCATGACATCGTTGGCGGCGTGCAAGCCGAGCGCGGTGAATTCCCGTGGATTGTTTCGCTTCAGGATAAAGAAGGTTGGGCCTACTGCGGTGGCAGTCTGATTGATAAAAAATGGGTGCTGACGGCTGCCCACTGTGTGAAGAAGGTGCCAGATTTAGTGATCGTGGGACTTTATCAAATGACCAACGAAACGGGTGCTGAAGTTCATGCTCCCGGTCGCATCATCGTTCATCCGGGCAAAAAATATTTCTCGAACGATTATGATTTCGCGTTGATTGAACTGAAAGAGCCTTCGAATATCACGCCGGTTGAAATGAACTCCCAGGAAATTCAAATTCCGACAGATCCTAAAGCACCTAAAATCATGTCGACGGTTGCCGGTTGGGGCACTTTACGATCAAACGGTGAAACGCCTGACATTTTAAATAAAGTCGATGTGCCATTGTCGCCAGCTGAACCGTGCAACAAGGTCTATTCACCCTTTGGATATGACGTAACGGATCGCATGCTGTGCGCGGGCCTGGAAGCGGGTGGGAAAGATTCTTGTCAGGGTGATAGTGGCGGACCGTTGGTGGTTAAATCAGAAGAGAAAGTTTTATTGGCAGGTATCGTAAGCTGGGGCATGGGTTGTGGCGAACCGAATTACCCGGGTGTATATGCAAAAGTAAACTCTGTGACCGAATGGATTAAGCAAACTATGGCAGGAGAGGAGCCTGCTCCTAAACCTTAGTCCAGTGCCGCTGGACCTAAAGACAGAAAATACCCAAATTGGAACTAGCCTTTGAGCCCCCTGGAAAAACAATGAACAATGTCTAAGCACATTTATTTTTGAAGGATTCAAAAAGAGAGAGGACACGGACATGAAAGTTTTGAACTACCTATTAGTAGCAGGTCTAGTATTTACAGGTGCAGTTTCCACGGCAGCGCAAAAAGTTGGCGCGAAAATCGTTGGCGGCGAGGAAGCAGCTGCGGGCGAATTCCCATATATCGTTTCTCTTCAAGGTTCATATGGTGGCCATTTTTGTGGTGGTTCTTTGATCAAGCCTAACTGGGTTTTGACAGCTGCTCACTGTGTGAAAGGTTCTACAATCAAAGCTATCAAAATCGGTCTTTTGAGCCAAAAGGACACGACGAATGTTGAAACATTCAAACCAGTTAAAATCGTTGCGAACCCGGGTTACCCAGGCCCTGGCACTGATTGGGACTTTGCTTTGATCCAATTGGAAGGCAACTCTGCTTACACTCCAGTTGATTTGAATACAGCTGAAATCGCGATTCCAGAGGACGGTACTCAAGTTATGTCTACAACTGCTGGTTGGGGCGCAACTAAAGAAGGCAGCTATGGTCTTCCAGACAAATTGCAAAAAGTTGACGTACCATTGGTTACTCAAGCTGAGTGTAACAAGGCCTACGCTGGTAAAATCACAGATCGTATGATCTGCGCTGGTTATACTTCTGGTG contains these protein-coding regions:
- a CDS encoding DUF2802 domain-containing protein, coding for MVSFWFLTQLLVNVILLAGVVGVWVRMNRPAKDDPRLSKGLQLLQSKIAVLEDLSDRTETQVNQLTALLEQKVKDIQSKIQASEKQIAKIDQSMQKSMEVAKIFQDRIPHEEIVERQNTIKYVKAARLAHQGLSADEIAKQVDLSRGEIEFIAKVNKDQLMFCEDSLPEWANEEADETSASSSQDFSDVDNMSFLQPLQRPGSDISDVFEVPKTENDAMKKLGDAFKAACQEVEEEEAAAEKAPSIFDVTHNIAQNFLGEKPMAATPTAVVTEKKPAAANKPAAAKQAATGPNIRPVEFRRIDLVKDLE
- a CDS encoding serine protease, with amino-acid sequence MRAFQGLLFSVLLVASQAALSSPSQLKINHDIVGGVQAERGEFPWIVSLQDKEGWAYCGGSLIDKKWVLTAAHCVKKVPDLVIVGLYQMTNETGAEVHAPGRIIVHPGKKYFSNDYDFALIELKEPSNITPVEMNSQEIQIPTDPKAPKIMSTVAGWGTLRSNGETPDILNKVDVPLSPAEPCNKVYSPFGYDVTDRMLCAGLEAGGKDSCQGDSGGPLVVKSEEKVLLAGIVSWGMGCGEPNYPGVYAKVNSVTEWIKQTMAGEEPAPKP
- a CDS encoding serine protease codes for the protein MKVLNYLLVAGLVFTGAVSTAAQKVGAKIVGGEEAAAGEFPYIVSLQGSYGGHFCGGSLIKPNWVLTAAHCVKGSTIKAIKIGLLSQKDTTNVETFKPVKIVANPGYPGPGTDWDFALIQLEGNSAYTPVDLNTAEIAIPEDGTQVMSTTAGWGATKEGSYGLPDKLQKVDVPLVTQAECNKAYAGKITDRMICAGYTSGGKDSCQGDSGGPLVSKADDGHTYLIGVVSWGKGCARAGYPGVYSKVNAAIEWINTTIAE